The genomic stretch TTTTTTAGCGGCGGTCTTTTTAGTGGCAGTTTTTGGTGCCGCGGCTTTTTTGGCGGGCGCCTTTTTAGCGCCGGTTTTCGGAGCGGCGGTCTTCGTCGCGGCACTCTTCCTGCCGCCGGCTTTTTTCGCACTCCCCTTCTTCGAGCCGGCTCGGCTCGCCAGCAACTCCAGCGCCTGCTCCATCGTCAGGCTCTCCGGCGCCGTCCCCTTCGGCAGCGACGCGTTGACCTTCTGGTGCTTTACGTACGGCCCATACCGTCCATCCAGGATCTCAATCGGTTCGCCGGACTCCGGGTGGTTGCCCATGACCCGCAGGGCCTGTGACTTCCCTTCTTTCTTAAGGATCAGCTCCAGCGCGCGATCGAGCTCGACGAACAGGACATCGTCCTCCTCCGTCAGCGATGCATACACGCGCCCGTGTTGGACATACGGCCCATAACGCCCGATATGCGCCAGGACCGGCTGCTGTGTGCCCGGGTGTTTGCCGAGTTCGCGCGGGAGGGCCAGCAGCGCCAGCGCTATCTCCATATCCACCTCCTCCGGCGTGATGTGCTTCGGCAGTGAGATGCGTTTGGGCTTCCCGTTCTTTTCGTCGTCGCCCAGTTGGAGGTAGACGCCGTAGGGTCCATTTCTGAGCAAAATAGGCTCATTGGCCGTGGGATCAACGCCGAGAACGCGGTCCTCCTCATTACCCTGGGCAACGATGGACTCCAGCATTTCGAGCGTCAGATCCGCCGGCGCGACATCGGCCGGCAGCGACGCCGTCAGGCGCTCTCCGGACACCTCGCGCTCCGCGTACGGTCCGTAGCGGCCGACACGCACCACGTACTCCCCCCAGTGCGGCGAGGTCACAGTCGACACGCTGCGGGCGTCGATCCGGTCGAGCCCCCCTTCCACGAGGCCTTCAAGGCCCATTTTGCCCTGGTAGAACGTCTTTAAGTACGGGAGTGACTTCGCCGACCCGGCGGCGATGTTGTCCAGCTCCTCCTCCATCCGCGCCGTAAATCCCACGTTCACGAGCTGATCGAATTGCTGCTCGAGGACCGCGTTCGTGGCGAAGGCGGTAAAGGTCGGGATCAACTGATTGTTTTTCCGGCTGACGTATCCGCGGCCGATGATCGTGTCGATGATCGTGGCGTAGGTGCTTGGCCGGCCGATGCCCTCATCTTCCAGTTTCTTGATGAGGCTCGCCTCGGTATACCGTGCCGGCGGCTTCGTCTCGTGGCCTTCTGCTTCCACCTTGCGGCACTCCGGCGTGTCGCCTTCCTTAAGGTCCGGCAACGGCTGGTCCTGGTCCTCCAGCGCGGCCTCCGGGTCGTCGCTGCCTTCGACGTAGGCGCGGAAGAAACCCGGAAACTCGATCGTTTTGCCCGAGGCGCGGAAGATCGCGAGGTCGTCCGGCGTGCCGGCTTCGATGCGGGCCGTGACCATGCGGAGGCGGGCGTCGGCCATCTGGGTGGCGACGGTGCGTTTCCAGATCAAATCGTACAGGGCGCCTTCGACCCCCTTCAGGCCCAGTTCGTCGCGCGTTTTCATCGCGCTGCC from Rhodothermales bacterium encodes the following:
- the topA gene encoding type I DNA topoisomerase — encoded protein: MKRLVVVESPTKARTIRRFLPEGEFRVEASMGHVRDLPASADQIPEHLKDKDWARLGVNVDDGFQPIYVVPPDKRKVVKELKAALKDVDELYIATDEDREGESIGWHLLQVLEPKVPVRRMVFHEITREAILDALEHTREMDNNLIDAQETRRVLDRLVGYSISPLLWKKIAPKLSAGRVQSVAVRLIVLREKERMLFVPATYWDIKASLRKDTKTFDAVMTHHQGVRLASGKDFDDETGKLKEGVIAGKDVLLMTGADSRALATRLAGAPWRVAQVEEKLSIRKPAPPFITSTLQQEASRKLKLSARDTMRVAQQLYEQGYITYMRTDSTQLSGEAIDASRRAITQRYGKEYLYPTVRLTGGKVRNAQEAHEAIRPAGSAMKTRDELGLKGVEGALYDLIWKRTVATQMADARLRMVTARIEAGTPDDLAIFRASGKTIEFPGFFRAYVEGSDDPEAALEDQDQPLPDLKEGDTPECRKVEAEGHETKPPARYTEASLIKKLEDEGIGRPSTYATIIDTIIGRGYVSRKNNQLIPTFTAFATNAVLEQQFDQLVNVGFTARMEEELDNIAAGSAKSLPYLKTFYQGKMGLEGLVEGGLDRIDARSVSTVTSPHWGEYVVRVGRYGPYAEREVSGERLTASLPADVAPADLTLEMLESIVAQGNEEDRVLGVDPTANEPILLRNGPYGVYLQLGDDEKNGKPKRISLPKHITPEEVDMEIALALLALPRELGKHPGTQQPVLAHIGRYGPYVQHGRVYASLTEEDDVLFVELDRALELILKKEGKSQALRVMGNHPESGEPIEILDGRYGPYVKHQKVNASLPKGTAPESLTMEQALELLASRAGSKKGSAKKAGGRKSAATKTAAPKTGAKKAPAKKAAAPKTATKKTAAKKTTPKKASDDAEAPKPVARRKKS